Proteins co-encoded in one Streptococcus ruminicola genomic window:
- a CDS encoding XRE family transcriptional regulator, which produces MFSGKKLKELRQEKGYSQADLAKRLQISRASYFNWENGKTKPNQKNLEQLSQIFKVDEKTYFLSEHDIVNTYLQLNPDNRLKLENYAENLLKEQEIVKPLPKLYSYKVFEKLSAGTGYSYFGDGNYDTVFYDEQLDHDFASWVFGDSMEPTYLNGEVVLIKQTGFDYDGAIYAVDWDGQTYIKKVYREEDGLRLVSLNKHYADKFAPYDENPRIIRKIVGNFKPLEI; this is translated from the coding sequence ATGTTTTCTGGAAAAAAATTAAAAGAATTACGTCAAGAAAAAGGCTATTCTCAAGCTGATTTAGCCAAAAGACTACAAATATCAAGAGCTTCGTACTTTAATTGGGAGAATGGGAAAACAAAACCAAATCAAAAAAACCTAGAACAATTAAGTCAGATTTTTAAAGTTGATGAAAAAACGTATTTCCTTTCTGAGCATGATATTGTCAATACTTACCTACAATTGAATCCAGATAATCGCTTAAAATTAGAGAACTACGCAGAAAATCTCCTAAAAGAGCAAGAAATTGTTAAACCATTACCAAAACTTTACTCTTATAAGGTTTTTGAAAAGTTATCTGCAGGTACTGGTTACTCTTATTTTGGCGATGGCAATTACGATACAGTCTTTTATGATGAGCAGTTAGACCACGATTTTGCATCTTGGGTTTTCGGTGATTCAATGGAACCAACTTATCTAAATGGTGAAGTGGTCCTTATTAAGCAAACTGGCTTTGATTATGATGGAGCCATTTACGCTGTTGATTGGGATGGACAAACTTACATCAAAAAAGTTTATCGAGAAGAAGATGGATTACGTTTAGTCTCTCTCAATAAACATTATGCTGACAAATTTGCACCTTATGATGAAAATCCACGAATCATTAGAAAAATCGTTGGGAACTTTAAACCTTTAGAAATTTAA
- a CDS encoding sensor histidine kinase, with translation MIRQFFKEYGIWYLTYAILTISFFLTFMLFHLPVTYFRISFSISITILIFISIWQYFKFKKKQLILQQFIYVKELDDFNLPSEKAFKAIICKQKKAHASDVLAIQTQMEDTQNLIKMWSHQMKVPLSALSLMAQTNQLESKEVEQQLNRLQNYLDTLLNYLKFSQNKDDFRFERLSVKEITISIIKKYRIPCLLKHLSVEVTGDWELKSDKKWVTFALTQIIDNAIKYSKDNGKIIIRISQASIEISDDGIGILEEDLPRIFEEGFTGFNGHEHQKATGLGLYMTKQVLDSLNLDITIHSQIDQGTQVFITPKKR, from the coding sequence ATGATTCGACAGTTTTTTAAAGAATACGGCATTTGGTACCTTACCTATGCCATATTAACCATTTCATTTTTCCTGACCTTTATGTTATTTCACTTGCCCGTAACTTACTTCAGAATAAGCTTTAGCATTAGTATCACAATACTAATTTTCATTAGCATTTGGCAGTACTTCAAATTTAAAAAGAAACAGTTAATTTTACAACAATTTATTTATGTAAAAGAATTAGATGACTTCAATCTCCCATCAGAAAAAGCTTTTAAAGCTATTATTTGTAAACAAAAAAAAGCGCATGCCAGCGATGTTCTAGCTATTCAGACACAGATGGAAGATACTCAGAATCTCATCAAAATGTGGTCTCACCAAATGAAAGTTCCTCTATCAGCTTTATCATTGATGGCACAGACTAATCAACTTGAATCAAAAGAAGTTGAACAACAACTAAATCGTCTTCAAAACTATTTAGATACCCTATTAAATTACTTGAAATTCAGTCAAAATAAAGATGATTTTCGTTTTGAAAGACTATCCGTCAAGGAGATTACAATCTCAATTATCAAAAAATACCGCATTCCTTGTTTGTTAAAACACCTCTCTGTTGAGGTGACAGGTGATTGGGAACTCAAGTCTGATAAAAAATGGGTGACCTTCGCACTGACACAAATAATTGACAATGCCATTAAGTATTCGAAAGATAACGGCAAAATCATCATCCGCATTTCTCAAGCTAGTATTGAAATATCAGATGATGGTATCGGCATACTTGAAGAAGATTTACCACGTATTTTTGAAGAAGGTTTCACAGGCTTTAACGGTCATGAACATCAAAAAGCCACAGGTCTTGGTCTTTATATGACAAAACAAGTCCTAGATAGCCTTAATCTTGATATCACAATTCATAGTCAAATTGACCAAGGAACACAAGTTTTCATCACACCTAAAAAACGTTAA
- a CDS encoding response regulator transcription factor — protein sequence MKQGKIYIVEDDKTIVNLLKQHLNKAYDVFSVNNFRAIKQEIEEITPDLILMDITLPYFNGFYWTTEIRKTMTLPIIFISSSDDEMDTVMALNMGGDDFISKPFSLTILDAKIAAFLRRAYQFTSDNYQLDEFSLSREGILSNGSKQINLSPTENKILSILFEHQNQVVPKEDLLEKLWENESFIDQNTLSVNMTRLRKKVQPLGFDRIHTVRGVGYLLK from the coding sequence ATGAAACAAGGAAAGATTTACATCGTTGAAGACGACAAAACCATCGTCAATTTACTAAAACAACATTTAAACAAAGCATACGACGTATTTAGCGTTAATAATTTTCGTGCGATTAAGCAAGAAATCGAAGAAATCACCCCGGATTTGATTCTAATGGATATCACTTTGCCCTATTTTAATGGCTTTTATTGGACAACTGAGATTCGTAAAACCATGACTTTACCAATCATTTTTATTTCCTCAAGTGATGACGAGATGGATACCGTTATGGCGTTAAATATGGGAGGAGATGATTTTATTTCAAAACCATTCTCCTTAACCATTTTAGATGCTAAGATTGCAGCATTTTTACGCAGAGCTTACCAATTCACCTCTGATAATTATCAGCTTGACGAATTTTCGTTGTCTCGCGAGGGCATTCTCTCAAATGGGAGCAAACAAATTAATCTCTCGCCAACAGAAAATAAAATTCTTAGCATTTTATTCGAGCACCAAAATCAAGTGGTTCCAAAAGAAGATTTGCTTGAAAAGCTGTGGGAAAATGAGAGTTTTATTGACCAAAATACCCTAAGTGTCAACATGACTCGCTTACGCAAAAAAGTACAGCCGCTAGGATTTGACCGCATTCACACCGTGAGAGGAGTAGGTTATCTGTTAAAATGA
- a CDS encoding ABC transporter permease — MFYAKLAWSNLKKSLDIFGPFLLASVVLFILDCSTLLILFSSVADAMRYSNTVLGLAIVVLMIFTVIMEIYSYNFLLKQRSREFGLYNILGMNRKQISLVASIELAFSFFGIVVLGSLLSAIFSQVFYLIFVNLLHYNKFVLNLSLIAFLFTTMAFAGIFILLEVINLIVIRRSSPLALFKRQEKGEKEPRGNILFALLSLISLGAGYYLSVTSEKIAALVVVYRFFIAVVLVIIGTYLFYVSFMAWYLKRRRKNKNYFYQPEHFVTTSQMIFRIKQNAIGLANITLLATMSFVTVATTTSLYVSSQQQLDILFPKNTQIVLNNNGYADENAKEMTRKDFQDELQKQVVDKLDKPQSDYLTYESALTSFSVPTGKSLAVTDDMIKHPDVKSFGAIYITTQDDFRALGNDIPILKDNQIAFYKQKGDSKLEHLTLFGKDFVNIKNLKTVKFPELGNTYNPGVIIFSDDSTLSEVKKLFNDHHFPVQDNFTAFVDLSNKEVATISKDKVIPSGRADKAILGILETKKDFANDMYAITGGFLFTGFLLGLSFLLGAALIIYYKQRTEGIEDKKSYKILQEVGMSAKEVKRTINSQTLLVFFMPLGFAILHFIFALTMLKQMLLLFGVTGSKMVSVSAVTILCVIIIYFFIYKLTSRTYYKIIQR, encoded by the coding sequence ATGTTCTATGCTAAACTAGCTTGGTCAAATTTGAAAAAATCACTTGATATTTTCGGCCCATTTTTACTTGCCAGTGTTGTTTTATTTATCTTAGATTGCTCTACTTTGCTCATTCTTTTCAGTTCTGTAGCTGATGCGATGAGGTATAGCAATACCGTGCTTGGATTAGCAATTGTAGTCCTTATGATTTTCACAGTTATCATGGAAATCTACAGTTACAATTTTTTGCTCAAGCAAAGAAGTAGAGAATTTGGTCTTTACAATATTCTCGGAATGAATCGAAAACAGATTAGCTTGGTAGCAAGTATCGAGTTAGCTTTTAGTTTCTTTGGCATCGTAGTACTTGGTAGCCTTCTTTCAGCAATCTTTTCACAAGTTTTTTACCTCATTTTTGTTAATCTCTTACATTACAATAAATTTGTCTTGAACTTGTCGTTGATTGCCTTTCTCTTTACGACTATGGCTTTTGCGGGAATCTTTATTTTGTTAGAAGTCATCAATTTGATTGTTATTCGCCGTTCATCTCCATTGGCTTTATTTAAACGTCAGGAAAAAGGTGAAAAAGAGCCTCGCGGAAATATTCTTTTTGCCCTCTTGAGTCTAATCAGCCTTGGTGCAGGCTACTATTTGTCAGTGACTTCTGAAAAAATAGCTGCGCTAGTAGTGGTTTATCGATTCTTTATCGCTGTTGTCTTAGTTATTATCGGAACTTACCTCTTTTACGTTAGCTTTATGGCTTGGTATCTCAAACGTCGACGTAAAAATAAAAATTATTTTTACCAACCTGAACACTTTGTAACCACTTCACAAATGATTTTTCGAATCAAGCAAAACGCTATCGGATTAGCTAACATCACCTTGCTTGCCACAATGTCATTTGTAACTGTAGCAACAACAACCTCTCTCTACGTTAGTAGTCAGCAACAACTTGATATCTTATTTCCTAAAAATACACAAATCGTTTTAAATAACAATGGCTATGCTGATGAAAATGCTAAAGAAATGACGAGAAAAGATTTCCAGGATGAGTTGCAAAAACAAGTCGTGGATAAACTTGATAAACCTCAAAGTGATTACTTAACTTACGAATCTGCTTTGACATCTTTCTCTGTGCCAACAGGTAAAAGTTTAGCTGTCACTGATGATATGATCAAGCATCCTGATGTTAAATCATTTGGTGCTATCTATATTACTACGCAAGATGATTTTAGAGCACTTGGAAATGATATTCCAATACTAAAAGATAACCAAATTGCTTTTTACAAACAAAAAGGCGATAGCAAACTTGAACATTTAACTCTTTTCGGTAAAGATTTTGTCAACATTAAAAATCTTAAAACAGTTAAATTCCCAGAACTTGGAAATACTTATAATCCTGGTGTTATTATCTTTAGTGATGATTCAACCTTATCAGAAGTTAAAAAACTTTTTAATGACCATCACTTCCCAGTACAAGATAATTTTACCGCATTTGTTGACCTTTCAAATAAAGAAGTAGCTACCATCTCAAAAGATAAGGTAATACCTTCAGGTAGAGCTGATAAAGCCATCTTGGGCATTCTTGAAACCAAAAAAGACTTTGCAAATGATATGTATGCCATTACTGGAGGCTTCCTATTTACAGGATTCTTACTTGGTCTAAGCTTCCTACTTGGTGCAGCATTGATTATTTACTACAAACAACGCACCGAAGGAATCGAAGATAAGAAATCATACAAGATTTTACAAGAAGTAGGAATGAGTGCCAAAGAAGTCAAACGAACAATCAATTCACAAACCTTACTTGTCTTCTTTATGCCGCTTGGTTTTGCAATACTACACTTTATTTTCGCCTTAACCATGCTAAAACAAATGCTCTTGCTATTTGGCGTAACGGGCTCTAAAATGGTTTCTGTCAGTGCGGTGACAATTCTATGTGTCATTATCATTTACTTCTTTATCTATAAACTAACTAGCCGAACTTACTATAAGATTATCCAACGTTAG
- a CDS encoding ABC transporter ATP-binding protein, producing the protein MLLEINHLEKVFRTRFSKEVTRALQDVDFKVDENEFIAIMGESGSGKTTLLNILATLEKPTNGSVILNGEEVTKIKESQLAEFRLKNLGFVFQDFNLLDTLSVKDNIFLPLVLGRVHHQEMEKRIATLAPKLHIEELLEKRPFELSGGQKQRVAIARSLITNPQLLLADEPTAALDYRNSEDILNLFEDINSYGQTILMVTHSANAASHAKRVLFIKDGRIFHQIYRGNKTNQEFSKDISLAMTALLGGE; encoded by the coding sequence ATGTTACTGGAAATCAATCACCTCGAGAAAGTTTTTCGCACACGCTTTTCAAAAGAAGTGACACGAGCTTTGCAAGATGTCGACTTTAAGGTTGATGAAAATGAGTTCATCGCCATTATGGGAGAATCAGGATCAGGTAAAACAACCTTGCTAAATATCTTAGCAACACTAGAAAAGCCAACCAATGGTTCCGTTATTCTAAATGGTGAAGAAGTCACGAAAATCAAAGAAAGCCAATTAGCTGAATTTCGTTTAAAAAATCTTGGCTTTGTCTTTCAAGATTTCAACTTGCTCGACACTTTGTCTGTTAAAGACAATATTTTCTTGCCATTAGTTCTTGGTCGAGTTCATCATCAAGAAATGGAAAAACGCATTGCAACACTTGCTCCAAAATTACACATTGAAGAGTTGCTTGAAAAACGTCCTTTTGAATTATCTGGTGGTCAAAAACAACGTGTTGCCATTGCTCGTAGTTTAATTACTAATCCGCAGCTTCTTTTGGCTGATGAACCAACCGCAGCGCTTGACTATCGTAATTCAGAAGATATCTTAAATCTTTTTGAAGACATTAACAGCTATGGCCAAACAATACTTATGGTAACTCACTCAGCCAACGCCGCAAGCCATGCTAAACGTGTGCTTTTTATCAAAGATGGTCGTATTTTCCACCAAATTTACCGTGGTAATAAAACCAATCAAGAATTTAGTAAAGACATTTCACTCGCCATGACAGCTCTTTTAGGAGGTGAATAA